From the genome of Bubalus bubalis isolate 160015118507 breed Murrah chromosome 2, NDDB_SH_1, whole genome shotgun sequence, one region includes:
- the C2H2orf66 gene encoding uncharacterized protein C2orf66 homolog: protein MPKAFLLLAGALVLPGLVQGVMLRNEEKWKPLNIPRNRDLFFRTLQAYFKRRGLDLGRFSDTFSMNENPRPLSFQSELIASAFADYEQQKNSLSNYLKG from the exons ATGCCCAAAGCATTCCTGCTGCTGGCTGGTGCCCTGGTGCTACCTGGGCTTGTGCAAGGAGTCAtgctgagaaatgaagaaaaatggaagCCCCTCAACATTCCTAGAAACCGAGATCTG ttTTTTAGAACTCTTCAGGCATATTTTAAACGAAGAGGTCTTGACCTTGGGAGGTTTTCAGATACTTTCTCCATGAACGAGAATCCCAGGCCTCTCTCTTTCCAGTCAGAACTTATTGCTTCTGCATTTGCAGATTATGAACAACAGAAAAACTCCCTCTCCAATTACCTCAAAGGCTGA